TCAAATTCTCTTGTATAAAACGTAATATTCGGGAGGATTTTCGCTTCCTGCTCCAATGTTTTGCTTTCAGTTCCACCTTCTTCACTCATCGAAATCCGCTGCTCAGCTGAGAACATTCCGCCGGTGACAAGGTGACGGCTGTCGGCACCGTCTAATTCCCATTGAATAACAACATGAAAGGTATAGGGAATAAATTGCTCTTTTTGATTAAAAAAGAACTGCTGATAATAACGATTATTTTGTTTTCCCCAAGACGTACCAGGTTTAAGGATTTGGAAGATGGTTTGCAGGAACACACCCTTCCCGCCCCCATTCATCATCGCAATCAGACCATTGGTTGAGGTCTTTTCATTATGAAAATTAAATGTGGTATCTTTGTATTGTTTTTGCATGCCATCATACTTCAGGCCAACAATTCTAATACGGTGGATTTTCGGCATGCTCATCCTCCTCTGGTGTTATTAGTTTCTTTAATAATTCGTAACGATCATAATCATGATACAGGTATTCAATCCGCTCAAATAGTTCTTGTTTTGGAATCACCTTCGGAATATCATCGCGATCTAGAATGACGATCAACCCTTCCGTCTCTAATAAGCGCATGCTACTGGCAATTAAACCAATTCGGGTTCGTCTATTACCTTTTTTGATTCCATAGTCATCGGTGTCAACCTCCATATACTTCCAGGTTGTCACCATTTCCTTCATATCGATCCGTTCTTCATCGCCGAAATTAGGTTTCGTTTTCAGAATACTATCCCAGTTCATGATAAGATCGTTGACCTGACGTTCTAATGCGTAGTAACTGATTCCTTCCCGCTTTGTCCTGATTTTTGCGGCCTGGTTGCGATCGATGGTTGCTAAAAAAGACATAATTACCATGCTCATTAGATGAAAGTGTTTTTTTGATTCCACCTGCTTATGCTTTTCTTTCAAATGGGTAAAATTTGTCGCATAGACCGAACCGGTCGGCTGAACAACTAATTGAATCCGTTTTGGCGATTCAATGATATATGTACCTGATTCGTCTGCTAATAAAAGAACAGTCTGTCTCACTTCCGGATCAAAATAGGTCTGGAAGTGTTCGCTCATTTCATCGATAACTTTATCTTTTAATAGAGAAAAATAGATAGCGGATGCTTTTTTAATAGTTTCGGCATTCATCCTTTTTCCTCCTGAATACAGATTTTAAATGGGGTCAATTTCATCCGATGCCATAGTAATGGTTCGGCACGATGATCAAACTTCGTAAAGATTTTCAACCCTTCAAACAGTTGAAATTGCGGATATTCCTTCATTAATTTATAGAGGAGAATTTCCCGCTCATCACTTAATGTTTCTTCCTTACGATGTAGGACTTGGACCTTTAGCGGCTTTTTATCAAACATCATCCACAAATCAATCGTTTCCGCTTCTTCTAGCCATAAATCCTGTATTTCTAAAGGCAGCTCTGCTAGATCAGCTAACGAAAACTCTCCGTATGTTTGTAAATATTGAAAAACATAGCTCCATGCTTCAATAACCGAATCCCAGTTCGTCACGCGGATTCGTGTCACACTATCATCGGTCTCTTCTTCCACTAATAGCTCGGTTTGTTGTTGTTCATCAAATTCCTGTTCACCCCAAATCCAATCAAGCGGCAAAATGAATTCGTTTTTCGGTGAAAACAACGGCGAAAGAATCGTTTCGATCACATCGAAACGTTGAACGCCCTCTTTCATGATGCAATTTTCATAAATATGCTCTCGAAATGAAACGAGGCTCGTTTCCCAAAACAAGGATGGGTTTTCGGCCTTTAATTTCATTTCGTGGGAAATATTTTGAATGACGAGTTTGGCAAATCGATCATGCAATTGCCTTGTATGGCCAATTTTTTCTTGGAGCAGCAGCAATTCCTTTTGAATCCCATCATCTTGTTCATTTCTTCGTTTCGTTTTTTCAATCATGCTTGAAATTGTCCGAAAGTGACTTTTTTCTTCCTCAAATTGCTTTTCGATTTCCACCCGATTGTCGGCCCTTTGCCATTCTTCTTCCATCAATAAAATTTTGGGATTGTTGATCATTTCCTTTTGAAAGGAGAATTCTCTTGCCATTAAGCGGTTGACACGTGAAATGAGGTGATCGAGGTTTCGCGTAGCTTTTCGAAAATTACCGTTTTTAATCAGCTGCATACTATAGAGCTGTTCGATGGTGATTGAGAATTCCTCCGCCATTTCCCTGCTCATAAAAATCATTTCCTGAGCGACATCGGTGAGTTTATAAACGATCGAGCCGCCAATCTCTAAATTCGTATATAACTCATCCATGGTCACATAACGGAACACCTGCGTTTCCCATGATTGTCTATTTTCATCGTAATATAAGGCTTCAAACGGTTTACTATACTCTTCTTTCCCCTGATA
The DNA window shown above is from Bacillus sp. T3 and carries:
- a CDS encoding DUF6063 family protein — translated: MNAETIKKASAIYFSLLKDKVIDEMSEHFQTYFDPEVRQTVLLLADESGTYIIESPKRIQLVVQPTGSVYATNFTHLKEKHKQVESKKHFHLMSMVIMSFLATIDRNQAAKIRTKREGISYYALERQVNDLIMNWDSILKTKPNFGDEERIDMKEMVTTWKYMEVDTDDYGIKKGNRRTRIGLIASSMRLLETEGLIVILDRDDIPKVIPKQELFERIEYLYHDYDRYELLKKLITPEEDEHAENPPY